A genomic region of Vitis vinifera cultivar Pinot Noir 40024 chromosome 7, ASM3070453v1 contains the following coding sequences:
- the LOC100852862 gene encoding uncharacterized protein LOC100852862 isoform X4, with protein sequence MFFLSLIEHTLQLRPHLLDLPLDEAVKGEFESLFLDKERVKERSVHSKETPQFMSGAQSLENITSKGTAETGSAVSFSDDEDLSQLSGSKSTTKGRSSSSATFKYSHDASEHDVQLREMSSFALGRLA encoded by the exons ATGTTCTTCCTTAGCTTGATTGAGCACACACTGCAATTGCGGCCTCATCTTCTGGACCTTCCCCTCGATGAAGCCGTCAAAGGAGAGTTTGAAAGTCTCTTCTTAGACAAG GAGCGGGTCAAGGAAAGGTCAGTGCACTCCAAGGAAACCCCACAGTTCATGTCAGGTGCTCAGTCATTGGAG aATATCACAAGTAAAGGTACTGCAGAAACTGGAAGTGCAGTTTCCTTTAGTGATGATGAAGACCTCAGCCAGTTATCTGGGTCAAAATCTACCACTAAGGGCAGAAGTAGTTCATCAGCAACTTTTAAGTACTCCCATGATGCTTCTGAACATG ATGTACAGTTGAGGGAAATGTCATCCTTTGCATTGGGGAGATTGGCATAG
- the LOC100852862 gene encoding uncharacterized protein LOC100852862 isoform X1, whose translation MRSIDGGFVSPRDAKIDYFERLRPEELYQQNIEALVAENNLERVKERSVHSKETPQFMSGAQSLENITSKGTAETGSAVSFSDDEDLSQLSGSKSTTKGRSSSSATFKYSHDASEHGKDVQLREMSSFALGRLA comes from the exons ATGAGGTCTATTGATGGTGGTTTTGTCTCTCCTAGGGATG CcaaaattgattattttgagCGGCTTCGCCCAGAAGAACTGTATCAACAAAATATAGAAGCCTTAGTTGCTGAGAACAATCTG GAGCGGGTCAAGGAAAGGTCAGTGCACTCCAAGGAAACCCCACAGTTCATGTCAGGTGCTCAGTCATTGGAG aATATCACAAGTAAAGGTACTGCAGAAACTGGAAGTGCAGTTTCCTTTAGTGATGATGAAGACCTCAGCCAGTTATCTGGGTCAAAATCTACCACTAAGGGCAGAAGTAGTTCATCAGCAACTTTTAAGTACTCCCATGATGCTTCTGAACATGGTAAAG ATGTACAGTTGAGGGAAATGTCATCCTTTGCATTGGGGAGATTGGCATAG
- the LOC100852862 gene encoding uncharacterized protein LOC100852862 isoform X2, translated as MRSIDGGFVSPRDAKIDYFERLRPEELYQQNIEALVAENNLERVKERSVHSKETPQFMSGAQSLENITSKGTAETGSAVSFSDDEDLSQLSGSKSTTKGRSSSSATFKYSHDASEHDVQLREMSSFALGRLA; from the exons ATGAGGTCTATTGATGGTGGTTTTGTCTCTCCTAGGGATG CcaaaattgattattttgagCGGCTTCGCCCAGAAGAACTGTATCAACAAAATATAGAAGCCTTAGTTGCTGAGAACAATCTG GAGCGGGTCAAGGAAAGGTCAGTGCACTCCAAGGAAACCCCACAGTTCATGTCAGGTGCTCAGTCATTGGAG aATATCACAAGTAAAGGTACTGCAGAAACTGGAAGTGCAGTTTCCTTTAGTGATGATGAAGACCTCAGCCAGTTATCTGGGTCAAAATCTACCACTAAGGGCAGAAGTAGTTCATCAGCAACTTTTAAGTACTCCCATGATGCTTCTGAACATG ATGTACAGTTGAGGGAAATGTCATCCTTTGCATTGGGGAGATTGGCATAG
- the LOC100852862 gene encoding uncharacterized protein LOC100852862 isoform X3, producing the protein MRSIDGGFVSPRDAKIDYFERLRPEELYQQNIEALVAENNLERVKERSVHSKETPQFMSGAQSLENITSKGTAETGSAVSFSDDEDLSQLSGSKSTTKGRSSSSATFKYSHDASEHGKGAYCIERCWCNL; encoded by the exons ATGAGGTCTATTGATGGTGGTTTTGTCTCTCCTAGGGATG CcaaaattgattattttgagCGGCTTCGCCCAGAAGAACTGTATCAACAAAATATAGAAGCCTTAGTTGCTGAGAACAATCTG GAGCGGGTCAAGGAAAGGTCAGTGCACTCCAAGGAAACCCCACAGTTCATGTCAGGTGCTCAGTCATTGGAG aATATCACAAGTAAAGGTACTGCAGAAACTGGAAGTGCAGTTTCCTTTAGTGATGATGAAGACCTCAGCCAGTTATCTGGGTCAAAATCTACCACTAAGGGCAGAAGTAGTTCATCAGCAACTTTTAAGTACTCCCATGATGCTTCTGAACATGGTAAAG GTGCATATTGCATAGAGAGGTGTTGGTGCAACCTTTGA